In one Chitinophaga sancti genomic region, the following are encoded:
- a CDS encoding LytTR family DNA-binding domain-containing protein has product MHEDIFIRKTNGVFTKVNSRDMVLLEACGGCVRIVTSSVAYLVNSTLAQLEEILPAAHSCRVNRSYVVGMDYVMEFSMETVFILDKELALGKTYAPHFFERIKVIL; this is encoded by the coding sequence ATGCATGAAGACATTTTTATTCGGAAAACCAATGGGGTATTCACGAAAGTGAATAGTCGTGACATGGTATTGCTGGAAGCCTGTGGTGGCTGCGTGAGGATAGTCACATCAAGCGTCGCTTACCTGGTAAACAGCACCCTTGCACAGTTAGAAGAAATATTGCCTGCAGCGCATTCTTGCAGGGTAAACAGGTCTTATGTAGTGGGGATGGATTATGTGATGGAATTTAGCATGGAGACAGTTTTTATATTGGATAAAGAACTTGCATTAGGGAAGACTTATGCACCGCATTTTTTCGAAAGAATAAAGGTGATCCTCTAA